The following proteins are encoded in a genomic region of Ostrinia nubilalis chromosome 1, ilOstNubi1.1, whole genome shotgun sequence:
- the LOC135078091 gene encoding solute carrier organic anion transporter family member 4A1-like, which produces MVVNGFVNVVITTIEKRFGLRSMQTGVIAGGYDMASFACLAPVTYLGGRGSASKPRWLGWGVLLMGAGSLLFALPHFLVAPYRVAGEEPEDVCAVNQTSSHRCQGPAAAESGSWAVVVFVAAQLLHGAGATPLFTLGVTYIDENVSKKMSSVYLGVYYTMAVVGPALGYVLGGQMLKIYTDFVTVDSDTLGITPASSVWIGAWWVGFILSAVLCLIVAVPLLAFPYELPGADEIRASKVSEAHEGAASKSAAFSALHELPRAAAALLRNPTFLFLNLAGASEGMLISGFAAFLPKLIENQFAVSASEAALLLGVITVPAGGGGTFAGGWLVKRWRLSCAGIIRLGDRLSASCNSGCGCADSRYAPVCGADGVVYYSACHAGCHERTLAGTAQLFRRCDCIAPLNGTLPTYKLDGANSSTSYEAINSPCSTDCPYLWLFVFLSFCVMLFTFLATMPALSATLRCVREDQRSFALGIQWIKVRLLGTIPAPLLFGFLIDLSCSLWDQACGATGACLLYDNVNMSRYMLALALIGKLCSVLFFFLAWWFYRPPGGKSGNAIVPSVDLVVRGEKTNGNVGNVPNGTNVVNGNGVANGNVTSNGYCNAALECSEHL; this is translated from the exons ATGGTGGTGAACGGGTTCGTGAACGTCGTCATCACCACCATCGAGAAAAGGTTCGGGCTGCGCTCCATGCAGACGGGCGTCATCGCTGGCGG ATACGACATGGCCTCCTTCGCGTGCCTGGCGCCCGTGACCTATCTGGGCGGGCGGGGCTCCGCGTCCAAGCCTCGCTGGTTAGGCTGGGGCGTGCTGCTGATGGGCGCGGGGTCTCTACTCTTCGCACTGCCGCACTTCCTCGTGGCTCCTTATAGAGTGGCGGGAGAGGAGCCTGAGGATGTGTGCGCTGTTAACCAGACT TCGAGCCACCGCTGCCAGGGCCCGGCGGCGGCGGAGAGCGGCTCGTGGGCGGTGGTGGTGTTCGTAGCGGCGCAGCTGCTGCACGGCGCCGGCGCCACGCCGCTGTTCACGCTCGGCGTCACGTACATCGACGAGAACGTGTCCAAGAAGATGTCCTCGGTGTACTTGG GCGTGTACTACACAATGGCCGTGGTGGGCCCAGCGCTGGGCTACGTGCTCGGAGGACAGATGTTGAAGATCTACACGGACTTCGTCACCGTCGACTCTGACAC GTTGGGAATCACTCCGGCGAGCTCGGTGTGGATTGGTGCGTGGTGGGTGGGATTCATCCTATCAGCCGTGTTGTGCCTCATCGTCGCTGTCCCACTGCTGGCCTTCCCTTATGAGCTGCCAG GTGCCGACGAAATCCGAGCGTCAAAAGTTTCCGAAGCGCACGAGGGCGCGGCGTCCAAGTCAGCGGCTTTTAGCGCTCTCCACGAGCTGCCGCGCGCCGCTGCAGCGCTGCTGCGGAACCCCACGTTCCTGTTCCTGAACTTGGCCGGTGCCAGCGAGGGCATGCTCATATCGGGCTTCGCTGCGTTCCTGCCTAAGCTTATTGAGAACCAGTTCGCGGTTAGCGCTTCTGAAGCGGCGCTTCttttag GAGTAATAACAGTGCcagcgggcggcggcggcacgtTCGCGGGCGGCTGGCTGGTGAAGCGCTGGCGGCTGTCGTGTGCCGGCATCATCCGGCT CGGCGACCGGCTTTCCGCCAGCTGCAACTCAGGCTGCGGCTGCGCCGATTCCCGCTACGCGCCGGTGTGCGGTGCCGACGGCGTCGTGTACTACTCGGCCTGCCACGCCGGCTGTCACGAGCGAACGCTGGCCGGCACCGCGCAGCTGTTTCGACGCTGCGACTGTATAGCACCGCTCAACGGGACACTGCCCACTTACAAACTTGATGGAG CGAACTCGTCGACGTCGTACGAAGCCATCAACAGCCCGTGCAGCACTGACTGCCCGTACCTGTGGCTGTTCGTGTTCCTGTCCTTCTGCGTCATGCTGTTCACCTTCCTCGCCACCATGCCCGCGCTCTCCGCTACTTTGAG ATGCGTGCGGGAAGACCAGCGCTCGTTCGCGCTGGGCATCCAGTGGATCAAGGTGCGTCTGCTGGGCACCATCCCCGCGCCGCTGCTGTTCGGCTTCCTCATCGACCTGTCGTGCTCGCTGTGGGACCAGGCCTGCGGCGCCACCGGCGCCTGCCTGCTGTATGACAACGTCAATATGAGCAG atACATGTTGGCTCTGGCGCTAATCGGGAAGCTCTGCTCCGTTCTCTTCTTCTTCCTTGCGTGGTGGTTCTACCGCCCGCCTGGCGGCAAGAGCGGCAACGCCATTGTACCGTCTGTGGACCTCGTGGTCCGCGGCGAGAAGACCAACGGCAACGTCGGCAACGTTCCGAACGGGACCAACGTCGTGAACGGCAACGGCGTTGCCAACGGGAACGTCACTAGCAACGGGTATTGTAACGCAGCTTTAGAGTGTAGCGAACATCTATAA
- the LOC135077909 gene encoding vacuolar protein-sorting-associated protein 25, whose amino-acid sequence MAEISWPWQYNFPPFFTIQPHSETRAKQLEAWEQLIIDYLKETKQSTIDIRESQNSPLFNNTSINRKLSQEAILTVLDDMVKTGKAAPIDKSKTIWEIYWHSLDEWGNMVYNWACNNGMNNSVCTLFELREGDNTTDEEFHGLDMNVLVKALKTLELKGKCELIEFDENQGVKFF is encoded by the exons atggcAGAAATATCGTGGCCTTGGCAGTATAATTTCCCACCGTTCTTTAC AATCCAGCCACATTCAGAAACGAGAGCAAAGCAATTAGAAGCGTGGGAACAGTTGATAATAGACTACTTGAAGGAAACAAAACAGTCCACTATAGACATAAGGGAGTCACAGAATAGCCCTTTATTCAATAATACATCTATAAATAGAAAGTTATCACAAGAAGCCATTCTGACTGTTTTAGATGACATGGTTAAGACGGGAAAGGCAGCGCCTATAGATAAAAGTAAAACTATATGGGAAATATACTGGCATTCGCTGGATGAATGGGGCAACATGGTGTACAACTGGGCCTGCAATAATGGAATGAACAATTCTGTTTGTACTTTATTTGAATTGAGGGAAGGAGACAACACTACTGATGAAG AGTTCCACGGTCTAGACATGAACGTACTTGTGAAGGCACTAAAAACACTAGAACTGAAAGGCAAATGTGAACTGATAGAATTTGATGAAAACCAAGGTGTGAAGTTCTTCTGA
- the LOC135074789 gene encoding NEDD8-conjugating enzyme UBE2F-like — translation MITLNRKLKKDVEPPITNGITVESVKRISVRDKLLVKEVQEMNENLPATCSVHFEDHNVLSEFILNVCPDEGYWQGGKFKFSVFVTEDYNMAPPKVKCLTRLWHPNINVDGDICLSLLRQTSIDEHGWAPTRRLKDVVWGLNSLFTDLLNFEDPLNIEAAEMYKKNKTEFQAKVQEYIAVSKGKR, via the exons ATGATTACGCTTaatagaaaattgaaaaaagatGTTGAGCCCCCGATCACGAATGGTATAACTGTGGAGTCCGTGAAAAGAATCTCCGTGAGGGACAAACTGCTGGTGAAGGAGGTGCAGGAGATGAATGAGAACCTGCCGGCGACGTGTTCTGTCCACTTTGAGGACCACAACGTTCTTAGTGAATTCATTCTGAACGTGTGCCCAGACGAAGGCTACTGGCAGGGGGGCAAGTTTAAATTTAGTGTGTTCGTCACCGAAGACTATAATATGGCG CCTCCAAAAGTAAAATGTCTGACAAGACTGTGGCACCCGAACATAAATGTTGATGGTGACATCTGCCTATCATTGCTCCGACAGACTTCCATTGACGAGCACGGCTGGGCGCCCACACGCCGATTGAAGGATGTGGTTTGGGGACTTAACTCTCTATTTACT GATCTCTTAAATTTCGAAGACCCTTTGAACATAGAAGCAGCAGAAATGTACAAGAAGAACAAAACTGAGTTCCAAGCGAAAGTTCAAGAGTACATCGCGGTCTCCAAGGGTAAAAGATGA